From Haemorhous mexicanus isolate bHaeMex1 chromosome 13, bHaeMex1.pri, whole genome shotgun sequence, a single genomic window includes:
- the GATM gene encoding glycine amidinotransferase, mitochondrial: MLRVRCLRGGSRGAEAAHYIGSRLRGAFTGWVQRTFQSTQAAAASQNTCAADDKAASPVPKDCLVCSYNEWDPLEEVIVGRAENACVPPFSVEVKANTYEKYWGFYQKFGGQGFPKDHLKKAIAEIEEMCNILKGEGVIVKRPDPIDWSVKYKTPDFESTGMYGAMPRDILLVVGNEIIEAPMAWRARFFEYRAYRRLIKDYFNSGAKWTTAPKPTMADELYDQNYPIHSVEDRHKLAAQGKFVTTEFEPCFDAADFIRAGRDIFVQRSQVTNYMGIEWMRRHLAPDYRVHIISFKDPNPMHIDATFNIIGPGLVLSNPDRPCHQIELFKKAGWTVIQPPVPLIPDDHPLWMSSKWLSMNVLMLDEKRVMVDANETSIQKMFEKLGIATIKVNIRHANSLGGGFHCWTCDIRRRGTLQSYLG; this comes from the exons ATGCTGCGAGTGCGGTGCCTGCGCGGGGGCAGCCGGGGGGCCGAGGCAGCGCATTACATCGGCTCCAGG cttcGAGGAGCCTTTACAGGATGGGTGCAGCGAACTTTCCAGAGcacccaggcagctgcagcctcgCAGAACACCTGTGCTGCCGATGACAAGGCTGCAAGCCCTGTGCCCAAGGACTGTCTTGTTTGCTCATACAATGAATGGGACCCACTGGAAGAGGTCATCGTGGGAAGAGCTGAAAATGCTTGTGTCCCACCTTTTTCTGTGGAGGTTAAG GCAAACACATATGAAAAATATTGGGGATTTTACCAGAAATTTGGAGGCCAGGGTTTCCCCAAAGaccatttaaaaaaagctaTTGCTGAAATTGAAGAGATGTGCAATATTTTGAAGGGAGAAGGTGTTATTGTCAAGAGGCCTGATCCAATTGACTGGTCTGTGAAGTATAAAACACCTGATTTTGAGTCTACAG GTATGTATGGTGCCATGCCAAGAGACATCCTGTTAGTGGTGggaaatgaaattattgaaGCACCTATGGCTTGGCGTGCTCGGTTCTTTGAGTACAGGGCCTACAGACGACTAATCAAAGATTATTTCAACAGTGGTGCTAAGTGGACAActgcccccaaacccaccaTGGCAGATGAACTCTATGATCAG AATTATCCAATCCACTCTGTTGAAGACAGGCATAAActggctgctcagggaaaaTTTGTAACTACTGAATTTGAGCCATGCTTTGATGCTGCTGACTTCATTAGAGCTGGAAGAGATATCTTTGTACAAAGGAGCCAG GTTACAAACTACATGGGTATTGAATGGATGAGGAGACACCTTGCACCAGACTACAGAGTGCATATAATATCCTTTAAGGATCCCAACCCTATGCACATTGATGCCACTTTTAATATCATTGGGCCTGGTCTTGTGCTCTCTAACCCAGACCGTCCCTGCCATCAG ATTGAGCTCTTCAAGAAAGCTGGCTGGACTGTGATTCAACCCCCAGTGCCACTCATCCCAGATG ATCACCCTCTGTGGATGTCTTCTAAGTGGCTCTCCATGAATGTCCTAATGCTGGATGAGAAACGTGTGATGGTGGATGCCAATGAGACATCGATTCAGAAGATGTTTGAAAAGCTGG GCATTGCTACCATTAAAGTGAACATTCGCCACGCCAATTCTCTGGGAGGCGGCTTCCACTGCTGGACGTGCGACATCCGCCGCCGCGGCACCCTGCAGTCCTACCTGGGCTAG